In Halobacillus amylolyticus, the following proteins share a genomic window:
- a CDS encoding universal stress protein, whose product MTFEYKDIVVAVDGSETAEVAFNKAIDIANRNQSKLILSHIVDTRAFSTVEAYDRSLAIRAEKYATELLEDYQKKAEAAGVTNVVIDIDYGSPKVKIAKDVAPKHQADLIICGATGLNVMERFFIGSVSEHIIRYATCDVLVVRDDNKDDE is encoded by the coding sequence ATGACATTTGAGTACAAGGATATCGTTGTAGCCGTTGATGGTTCAGAAACAGCAGAGGTAGCGTTTAATAAAGCCATTGATATCGCGAATCGAAACCAGTCCAAGCTGATTTTATCCCACATCGTTGATACCCGTGCATTTTCAACCGTAGAAGCGTACGATCGTTCCCTTGCCATCCGTGCAGAAAAATATGCAACAGAGCTGCTTGAAGATTACCAAAAGAAAGCCGAAGCAGCTGGTGTAACGAATGTGGTAATTGACATCGATTATGGTTCACCAAAAGTAAAAATTGCAAAAGACGTTGCTCCTAAACATCAAGCTGACCTAATCATTTGCGGAGCTACTGGCTTGAATGTCATGGAACGCTTCTTTATCGGCAGTGTTTCCGAACACATTATTAGATACGCAACTTGTGATGTCCTCGTAGTACGTGACGATAACAAAGATGATGAATAA
- a CDS encoding SDR family oxidoreductase → MLMRHAIITAGTKGLGKKVTEQFLQAGHSVTVTYRSDKKKAEELIEQYASMNKHIQLIQVDVTSQADLKRLVKETMDRFGRIDFLINNAGPYIFERKKLVDYSDDEWNAMIRGNLDSAFYLLKQIIPIMRVQSFGRIINYGFQGAGSSSGWIYRSAFAAAKVGLVSLTKTIAFEEAEYGITSNMVCPGNITGEMKEASIEQGRKISDKKTPIGRPGTGEDIARTIAFLCEEQSDMITGTIYEVTGGLDVINRYR, encoded by the coding sequence ATGCTTATGCGTCATGCGATCATTACCGCAGGAACAAAAGGATTAGGAAAAAAAGTAACGGAACAATTTTTACAAGCAGGACATTCTGTTACGGTTACATATAGGAGCGATAAGAAGAAGGCCGAAGAGCTTATCGAACAATATGCATCTATGAACAAACACATTCAACTGATCCAGGTAGACGTCACATCACAAGCAGATCTCAAACGGCTTGTCAAGGAAACGATGGATCGTTTCGGGAGAATAGATTTTCTAATTAATAATGCAGGTCCATATATTTTTGAGCGGAAAAAGCTGGTCGATTATTCTGATGACGAATGGAATGCCATGATCAGAGGAAACCTAGACTCAGCATTTTATTTACTTAAACAGATCATTCCAATTATGAGAGTTCAATCATTTGGCCGAATTATAAACTATGGCTTTCAAGGAGCGGGGTCTTCATCCGGATGGATTTATCGTTCCGCCTTTGCTGCAGCGAAAGTAGGCTTGGTTTCATTAACGAAAACGATTGCTTTTGAAGAAGCGGAATATGGTATCACTTCAAATATGGTTTGCCCAGGAAACATTACAGGTGAAATGAAAGAGGCTTCCATTGAACAAGGCAGAAAAATCAGCGATAAGAAAACCCCAATTGGGAGGCCCGGTACAGGGGAAGATATTGCTCGAACGATCGCTTTCCTCTGTGAAGAGCAATCGGATATGATTACAGGCACAATTTATGAAGTCACTGGTGGATTAGATGTTATTAACCGTTATCGCTGA
- the ald gene encoding alanine dehydrogenase: MKIGIPKEVKNNENRVAMTPAGIITLQNAGHEVFVETNAGVGSSFTDEQYQEAGATIVSTAKEAWSQEMVMKVKEPLPEEYEYFYKGLILFTYLHLAPEPELTKALIDRNVVAIAYETVQLSNGSLPLLTPMSEVAGRMASQIGAQFLEKSHGGKGILLGGIPGVRRGRVTVIGGGVVGTNAAKIAMGLGADVTIIDLNPERLRQLDDIFGSDINTLMSNPLNIQEALEESDLVVGAVLIPGAKAPKLVTEEMVKSMPEGSVIVDVAIDQGGIFATTDRITTHDHPTYEKFGVVHYAVANMPGAVPRTSTIGLTNVTVPYALQLANKGYKQACQDNAALFKGINTLDGYVTYQAVAEAHGLDYASASELLKI; this comes from the coding sequence GTGAAAATTGGTATACCAAAAGAAGTGAAGAACAACGAGAACCGCGTTGCCATGACACCTGCTGGGATCATTACTTTACAAAATGCCGGGCATGAGGTTTTTGTTGAAACAAATGCTGGGGTTGGCTCAAGCTTTACAGATGAGCAGTACCAAGAAGCAGGAGCAACGATCGTATCAACAGCAAAGGAAGCATGGAGTCAGGAAATGGTTATGAAGGTGAAGGAGCCGCTTCCCGAAGAGTATGAATACTTTTATAAAGGACTTATTCTATTTACCTATTTACATTTAGCACCAGAACCGGAATTAACTAAAGCATTGATCGACCGGAACGTGGTTGCGATCGCTTATGAAACGGTACAGCTTTCAAATGGCTCCCTGCCATTACTTACACCAATGAGTGAGGTGGCAGGAAGAATGGCTTCACAAATTGGGGCACAATTTTTAGAGAAATCTCATGGCGGCAAAGGGATCCTTCTTGGAGGCATCCCTGGTGTAAGACGGGGGAGAGTAACAGTCATAGGTGGCGGTGTTGTAGGAACGAACGCTGCTAAAATTGCCATGGGCCTGGGAGCTGATGTTACGATCATCGACTTAAATCCAGAACGTTTGCGGCAGCTTGATGATATTTTTGGATCAGATATTAACACACTGATGTCGAATCCATTAAACATACAAGAAGCACTTGAAGAGTCCGACTTAGTCGTTGGCGCTGTACTTATTCCGGGAGCAAAAGCTCCTAAACTTGTTACAGAGGAAATGGTGAAGTCGATGCCGGAAGGATCTGTCATTGTTGACGTTGCGATTGACCAAGGCGGAATTTTTGCCACAACAGATCGCATTACGACACATGATCATCCGACGTATGAGAAGTTCGGGGTAGTGCATTATGCTGTAGCGAACATGCCTGGTGCAGTGCCACGCACGTCAACAATTGGTTTGACTAATGTGACTGTTCCCTATGCCTTGCAGCTTGCAAACAAGGGTTATAAGCAGGCATGTCAGGACAATGCGGCCTTATTTAAAGGAATCAATACACTTGACGGCTATGTAACTTATCAGGCGGTAGCCGAAGCACACGGCCTTGACTATGCCAGTGCTAGTGAGCTTTTAAAAATATAG
- a CDS encoding DUF4178 domain-containing protein → MGFFSKLFSSKKTETPDVKERTALNIQIGDIITYDLVDYEVVGKITYRDGSYEWFSYQLLEGANIKWLSAEMDDELELGIYETIKLPVDSFQKQIEYENTIYHKDEEGEAYVTGEGRSKNINGRTTRYAEYISEDEETYLSLESWGSEIEVSYGYDIEAYELKIIAGSK, encoded by the coding sequence TTGGGATTTTTTTCGAAATTGTTTTCAAGTAAAAAGACAGAAACACCTGATGTAAAAGAACGGACAGCGCTTAACATCCAGATAGGAGATATCATCACTTACGATCTTGTGGACTATGAAGTGGTTGGGAAAATCACCTACCGTGATGGTTCTTATGAATGGTTTTCCTATCAGCTTCTTGAAGGCGCAAATATAAAATGGTTGTCTGCTGAAATGGATGACGAGCTTGAACTTGGTATATATGAGACAATAAAGTTGCCGGTGGATTCTTTTCAAAAGCAAATTGAATATGAAAATACCATCTATCATAAGGATGAGGAAGGTGAAGCATATGTGACGGGGGAAGGCCGGAGCAAGAATATTAATGGCCGCACTACACGTTATGCTGAATATATTTCTGAAGATGAAGAGACATACCTATCATTAGAATCCTGGGGTAGTGAGATCGAGGTAAGTTACGGATATGATATTGAAGCCTATGAACTTAAAATTATTGCTGGTTCTAAATAA
- a CDS encoding PspA/IM30 family protein, translating to MFKLFSRVKTVVGAELNSMLDKAEDPVKMLDQFMRDMESDIRDAESAVAKQIANEKMLKRKYDDAQALSDKRMKQAEKAMEAGNEDLARRALEDKNNQQSQADQFKASHERAEQDANNLRKKLDEMKKEYQEMKLKKDSLKARAESAKTRTKMNRTMSGIGSDESRQGFERMEEKVMQHEAEAETSEDLSKSNRSLDDEFDTLDEKDSVDDELAALKKKMNKE from the coding sequence ATGTTTAAACTTTTTAGCCGTGTAAAAACTGTTGTCGGTGCTGAGCTCAATTCTATGTTAGATAAGGCAGAAGATCCGGTGAAAATGCTAGATCAATTCATGAGAGATATGGAAAGCGACATTCGTGACGCAGAGAGTGCTGTTGCTAAACAAATTGCTAATGAGAAAATGTTAAAACGCAAATATGATGATGCACAGGCGTTAAGTGATAAGCGTATGAAGCAAGCTGAGAAAGCAATGGAGGCTGGCAATGAAGATTTAGCACGTCGTGCGTTAGAGGACAAAAATAATCAGCAATCACAGGCTGACCAATTCAAGGCTTCTCATGAGCGCGCGGAACAAGATGCAAATAACCTTCGTAAGAAGCTTGATGAAATGAAAAAAGAATATCAGGAAATGAAGCTGAAAAAAGACTCTCTTAAAGCTAGAGCGGAATCTGCGAAAACCCGTACGAAGATGAACCGTACGATGTCTGGCATCGGAAGTGACGAGTCTCGCCAAGGGTTTGAAAGAATGGAAGAGAAAGTAATGCAGCACGAGGCGGAAGCAGAGACAAGTGAGGATCTGTCTAAGTCTAATCGTTCTTTAGATGACGAATTTGATACGCTAGACGAAAAAGATAGCGTGGATGATGAATTAGCTGCACTGAAAAAGAAAATGAATAAAGAATAA
- a CDS encoding DUF4247 domain-containing protein produces the protein MRNYVGVIIVVIIAVVIGFNMFGNNGGSRGMTGTYTEDTYGELPSEPSRGEIIDNINNSDASSIEELIEQSFPLLDTVRTDQGISKIYMTQELTLPKVAELLETNRTPEEVSQRNEGKQVLVYPDHFVILQESDVEPGLVLIELSSDEFVRNNYSPSFFQGLLAYSLLNRMLDSNDWSRRRASTCQSTGNCYGGYGMYGGYNSGSSGSFRGSSNRGGGPGAGK, from the coding sequence TTGAGAAACTATGTTGGAGTAATAATTGTTGTTATTATCGCAGTTGTAATAGGTTTTAACATGTTTGGCAATAATGGTGGTTCCAGAGGGATGACTGGTACATACACCGAGGATACATATGGAGAATTGCCTAGTGAACCCTCTCGCGGTGAAATTATTGATAACATTAATAACTCTGATGCTTCATCCATTGAAGAATTAATTGAGCAGAGCTTTCCCTTGCTTGATACGGTTAGAACAGACCAAGGCATTTCTAAAATTTATATGACACAAGAACTTACGCTGCCAAAAGTCGCTGAACTATTAGAAACGAATCGTACACCAGAGGAAGTTAGTCAGCGTAACGAAGGGAAGCAAGTCCTCGTCTATCCCGATCACTTTGTTATACTGCAGGAAAGCGATGTGGAGCCAGGACTCGTTTTAATTGAATTATCCAGCGACGAATTTGTGAGAAATAATTACTCACCGAGCTTCTTTCAAGGGTTATTGGCTTACTCATTGTTAAACAGAATGCTCGATTCAAACGATTGGTCGAGGAGGCGGGCATCCACCTGCCAGTCAACAGGGAATTGTTATGGAGGTTACGGTATGTATGGTGGATACAATTCAGGTTCATCTGGTTCATTCCGCGGATCATCTAATCGCGGGGGAGGACCTGGCGCAGGAAAATAG
- a CDS encoding DUF350 domain-containing protein, translated as MEPFIATIGYFALGVVVVVIGLVLFEWITKQYKDWDEISSGNQAVAMSISGKIIGICIVLSFAIYHSFTLWDTLIWGAFGVILQMVAYLLFELFTRKFSVETKLKENNTAVGIVSMGVSIGLAFVIGASIT; from the coding sequence ATGGAGCCATTTATAGCTACTATTGGTTATTTTGCATTAGGTGTAGTTGTTGTTGTAATCGGTCTAGTTTTATTTGAATGGATCACGAAACAGTATAAGGACTGGGATGAAATCAGCAGCGGGAATCAAGCTGTTGCAATGTCGATTTCAGGAAAGATCATCGGGATTTGTATTGTATTGTCGTTTGCCATTTATCACAGCTTCACACTATGGGATACCTTAATATGGGGAGCCTTTGGTGTAATATTACAAATGGTTGCTTACCTGTTATTTGAGTTATTCACAAGGAAATTCTCTGTGGAAACAAAGCTGAAGGAAAACAATACAGCCGTTGGAATTGTTTCCATGGGTGTGTCTATTGGTTTAGCTTTTGTCATTGGAGCTTCCATTACATAA
- a CDS encoding polyamine aminopropyltransferase — MNEQAIKKSRLIYWASGIVSICGIIFEVLFGALGSYILGDGVKQYTLTISLFLTGMGIGASISEKVMKKLILTFVWIEFMVALIGGFSSFIMFGMTAFAPGGSDALFLYLITFTVGALTGVELPILIRKANEIGVELSRSTARVLFSDYAGGLIGGLLFAFYLRPQMGMVKSAFFVACINLAVAVVVLYLFRSEIKNMALHGTAAGVIGVLLVGGLFFGEEMAFAFEQKLYKDPIIYMEESAYQRIVLTKEQGDTRLYLNGSLQFSSSDEHRYHETLVHPPMAQAESHEDVLVLGGGDGLAAKELLGYSDVEEITLVDLDPAVTHLANTNYHLLQLNEGSLMDERVTVYNKDAFQFLENAEQFYDVIIIDLPDPNNESLNKLYTKEFYSLVRNHLAPGGAAMVQATSPVFATEVYWTISETIASTGLSIENFHVDIPSFGNWGFVMASRELIDVGSLDIKKKTEFLTDELLKSMTVFGKDEDREIVNRDGETVTLEPNTLIDPNLIQKYEQAWQNY; from the coding sequence ATGAATGAACAAGCCATAAAGAAAAGTCGACTGATTTATTGGGCGTCTGGGATTGTCTCGATTTGTGGCATTATTTTCGAGGTGCTCTTTGGGGCATTAGGCTCGTACATACTTGGTGATGGTGTGAAACAGTATACGCTGACAATTAGTTTGTTTTTAACAGGTATGGGAATCGGCGCAAGTATTAGTGAAAAAGTAATGAAAAAGTTGATCTTAACATTTGTGTGGATCGAATTTATGGTCGCCCTAATTGGTGGCTTCTCAAGTTTCATAATGTTTGGCATGACGGCTTTTGCTCCAGGGGGATCAGATGCCCTATTCTTATATTTGATAACTTTCACAGTTGGCGCCCTTACAGGTGTTGAACTACCGATCTTGATTAGAAAAGCAAATGAAATTGGTGTGGAGTTAAGCAGGAGCACGGCGAGGGTACTGTTTTCAGATTATGCGGGCGGCTTAATTGGCGGCTTACTGTTCGCCTTTTACTTGCGTCCGCAAATGGGTATGGTCAAAAGCGCTTTTTTCGTTGCCTGTATTAATTTAGCTGTAGCCGTTGTGGTACTCTACTTGTTTCGTTCAGAAATTAAGAATATGGCCTTACATGGGACGGCGGCAGGTGTGATTGGCGTGCTGTTAGTTGGCGGGCTTTTCTTCGGCGAAGAGATGGCGTTTGCTTTTGAACAAAAGCTTTATAAGGATCCAATTATCTACATGGAGGAAAGTGCTTATCAACGGATTGTTTTAACGAAAGAGCAAGGCGATACCCGACTTTACCTGAATGGTTCGCTCCAATTTAGCTCTTCTGATGAACATCGCTATCATGAAACACTCGTTCATCCTCCTATGGCACAAGCAGAAAGTCATGAAGATGTTCTCGTTCTTGGCGGTGGAGATGGTTTGGCAGCTAAAGAATTATTAGGTTATTCCGATGTCGAAGAAATTACGCTCGTTGACCTCGATCCTGCTGTTACACATTTGGCGAACACGAATTATCATTTACTTCAGTTAAATGAAGGTTCACTTATGGATGAAAGGGTAACCGTTTATAATAAGGATGCCTTTCAGTTTCTTGAAAACGCGGAACAGTTTTATGATGTCATTATTATTGATTTGCCAGACCCGAATAATGAGAGCTTAAATAAATTATATACGAAAGAATTTTATTCCCTCGTGAGAAACCATCTAGCACCAGGCGGGGCAGCCATGGTTCAAGCGACAAGTCCTGTTTTTGCAACGGAAGTGTATTGGACAATCAGTGAGACTATAGCGTCAACAGGCCTTTCAATTGAAAATTTTCATGTGGATATTCCAAGCTTCGGAAACTGGGGATTTGTTATGGCAAGCCGTGAACTTATCGATGTAGGCAGTTTAGATATAAAGAAGAAAACCGAATTTCTTACGGACGAGTTACTGAAATCTATGACCGTGTTTGGAAAAGATGAAGATAGGGAAATAGTAAATAGGGACGGTGAGACCGTCACGTTAGAACCAAATACATTAATTGATCCTAATTTAATTCAGAAGTATGAGCAAGCCTGGCAAAACTATTGA
- a CDS encoding metal-dependent hydrolase: MKVSYHGHSVVKVEANGKTILFDPHISENGNTDLNADDVKADVILLTHGHNDHVGDTFEIAKRNDAQIVAPFELAAYLGSKDLNAHPMYIGGSHTFDFGEVKFTQAFHGSSYTEEDGSIVYTGMPTGILLTIDGKTIYHAGDTGLFTDLKMIGERNDIDLAFLPIGDNFTMGPEDALTAAEWLKAKQVVPIHYNTFDLINQDGEDFASKVKPGKGKALKPGESIEL, translated from the coding sequence GTGAAAGTATCTTATCATGGACATTCTGTTGTAAAAGTAGAAGCGAATGGAAAGACGATTTTGTTCGATCCTCACATTTCTGAAAATGGCAATACTGATCTGAATGCTGATGATGTGAAAGCAGATGTCATCCTGCTCACACATGGTCATAATGATCACGTAGGGGATACATTCGAAATTGCCAAACGTAACGACGCACAAATAGTAGCACCGTTTGAATTGGCTGCCTACTTAGGGAGTAAAGATCTTAATGCCCATCCAATGTATATTGGCGGCAGTCATACCTTCGATTTTGGTGAAGTGAAATTCACCCAAGCCTTTCATGGTTCTTCCTATACAGAAGAAGACGGCTCGATTGTTTACACGGGAATGCCTACAGGAATCTTATTAACCATTGATGGAAAAACCATTTACCATGCTGGGGATACTGGGTTATTCACTGACTTAAAAATGATCGGAGAACGAAATGACATCGACTTAGCCTTCCTTCCAATTGGAGATAATTTTACGATGGGGCCTGAAGATGCCCTGACAGCTGCTGAGTGGCTAAAGGCGAAACAGGTCGTCCCGATTCACTACAACACATTCGACTTGATTAATCAGGATGGTGAAGATTTCGCGTCTAAAGTCAAGCCGGGTAAAGGAAAAGCTTTAAAGCCGGGAGAATCAATCGAACTCTAA
- a CDS encoding DRTGG domain-containing protein, which translates to MATKHEQILNHIDSLSVGSKISVRGIAKVLNVSEGTAYRAIKEAENQDLVSTIERVGTIRIEKKKKENIERLTFAEIINIVDGQVLGGREGLYKTLNKFVIGAMKLDAMMRYTEAGSLLIVGNRTNAHELAVKEGAAVLITGGFDTGEAVKRLADEKKLPVISTSYDTFTVAAMINRAIYDQLIKKEIVLVNDIYTPFDESKFLTTNDYVQNWHQLNEETLHSRYPVVDKKNRVVGMVTSKDVIGKDKQFKIDKVMTKNPMIVQTNTSLANAAHMMVWEGIELMPVVDPSHKLQGIISRQDVLKALQQIQRQPQVGETIDDLITSQLELGEAAAGEYILKTKVTPQMTNQLGTMSYGVFTSLITESTSRLLSKHKKGDLVVENISVFFIKPVQLESEIEIKPLILEVGRKFAKVDVEVHHQRSIVGKALLMAQLIDR; encoded by the coding sequence ATGGCTACCAAACATGAACAGATTCTGAATCATATCGATTCCTTATCTGTGGGAAGTAAAATTTCAGTTAGAGGAATCGCAAAAGTATTAAATGTAAGTGAGGGGACAGCCTATCGTGCGATAAAGGAAGCGGAGAATCAAGATCTTGTCAGCACAATTGAACGTGTAGGTACAATTCGAATAGAGAAAAAAAAGAAGGAAAATATTGAACGGCTGACTTTTGCCGAAATCATTAACATTGTTGATGGACAGGTTTTGGGCGGTAGAGAAGGTCTATATAAGACACTTAACAAATTCGTAATCGGTGCGATGAAGTTGGATGCGATGATGCGCTATACTGAAGCAGGTTCACTGCTCATTGTAGGGAATCGGACGAATGCGCACGAGCTTGCCGTTAAAGAAGGGGCTGCTGTACTTATTACAGGTGGCTTTGATACGGGCGAGGCCGTGAAACGGCTGGCTGATGAGAAGAAATTACCAGTAATTTCAACAAGCTATGATACTTTTACAGTGGCCGCCATGATAAACAGGGCTATTTATGACCAACTCATTAAAAAGGAAATCGTGTTAGTCAATGACATTTACACACCATTTGATGAATCCAAATTTTTAACAACGAATGATTATGTTCAGAATTGGCATCAGTTGAATGAAGAAACGCTTCACAGCCGATACCCTGTCGTTGATAAGAAGAATCGTGTGGTAGGAATGGTGACGTCTAAAGATGTTATTGGTAAGGATAAACAGTTCAAAATTGATAAAGTAATGACGAAGAATCCGATGATTGTTCAGACAAATACATCGTTAGCAAACGCTGCCCATATGATGGTGTGGGAAGGAATTGAGCTTATGCCTGTCGTAGATCCATCACATAAGCTGCAAGGAATTATCTCAAGACAGGATGTACTAAAGGCATTACAGCAAATCCAGCGGCAGCCTCAAGTCGGGGAAACAATTGATGATCTTATCACAAGCCAACTAGAGTTAGGGGAGGCAGCAGCCGGCGAATATATCTTAAAGACAAAAGTAACTCCGCAAATGACGAACCAACTTGGTACGATGTCTTATGGAGTATTCACCTCACTTATAACAGAATCGACAAGTCGTCTGCTTAGCAAGCATAAAAAAGGAGATTTAGTCGTAGAAAATATTTCCGTTTTCTTCATTAAGCCTGTTCAATTAGAAAGTGAAATAGAAATTAAACCTCTGATTCTAGAAGTAGGGAGAAAGTTTGCGAAGGTAGATGTGGAGGTTCATCATCAGCGCTCAATTGTAGGAAAAGCCTTGTTAATGGCTCAGCTGATTGATAGGTGA
- a CDS encoding YtpI family protein, whose protein sequence is MSRVKSNLQESITLIIFPTIILIAFLFYIYYKVMLVKSRDPLQQAYMNSKAKTFLGIFVFFFGINQYLYYETRLSLFIGIVFLVLGALQFRLGVKSTRHYRSEYSKHRA, encoded by the coding sequence ATGAGTAGGGTAAAATCTAATCTTCAGGAGTCGATCACCTTGATTATTTTCCCAACTATTATACTTATCGCATTTCTATTTTACATTTACTATAAAGTCATGCTCGTTAAATCACGTGATCCACTGCAGCAAGCCTATATGAATAGCAAGGCGAAAACTTTCTTAGGAATCTTTGTCTTTTTCTTTGGGATTAACCAATACCTCTATTATGAAACACGCTTGTCTTTATTCATTGGCATCGTATTTCTTGTATTAGGTGCCCTTCAATTTCGGCTTGGTGTGAAATCAACCCGTCATTATCGTAGCGAATATAGCAAACATCGTGCCTAA
- a CDS encoding DHH family phosphoesterase produces MLTNKIAKSIVDYETIIIHRHVRPDPDAFGSQAGLAEMIKHSFPVKKVMITGKDEPSLEFLTKMDHVSDEDYEGALVIVCDTANQARIDDQRYMKGDRLIKIDHHPVVDDYGDISWVNTEASSTCEMIYTLFKDASDLGFHFNNQAAKLVYAGIVGDTGRFLFPSTTHATLTSAAELVSYSFDRPELYKNMYKTSLNVAKLKGYVLQNFTVNEAGYSTVRLPKEILEEYNVTTTETSALVGLLGDIEGILAWAFFVEEEDVIRVRLRSRGPVINKIAANHNGGGHPMAAGASAYSWEETEDIARELKAACQAFGQ; encoded by the coding sequence ATGCTAACGAATAAAATTGCAAAATCGATCGTAGACTATGAAACCATTATCATACACCGTCATGTTCGGCCCGACCCAGATGCTTTTGGATCACAGGCTGGCTTAGCTGAAATGATTAAGCATAGTTTTCCTGTTAAAAAAGTAATGATAACAGGGAAGGATGAACCTTCATTAGAATTCTTAACCAAAATGGATCACGTTTCAGATGAAGATTATGAGGGAGCCCTTGTAATTGTTTGTGATACAGCTAACCAGGCGCGTATTGATGACCAGAGGTATATGAAAGGGGATAGGCTGATTAAGATCGATCATCATCCGGTAGTGGATGATTATGGGGATATCAGCTGGGTGAACACTGAAGCAAGCTCTACTTGTGAAATGATCTACACTCTTTTTAAAGATGCCTCTGACTTAGGATTTCATTTTAATAATCAAGCAGCGAAATTAGTTTATGCCGGGATCGTTGGGGACACGGGCCGTTTCCTATTTCCAAGTACAACACACGCGACATTAACCTCGGCGGCGGAGCTTGTGAGCTACTCATTTGATCGACCAGAGCTATACAAAAACATGTACAAAACATCGTTAAATGTGGCTAAATTAAAAGGGTATGTACTGCAAAATTTTACTGTGAATGAAGCGGGCTACAGCACAGTGCGGCTCCCTAAGGAAATTCTTGAAGAATATAACGTAACAACGACAGAAACTAGTGCACTCGTTGGGTTACTTGGAGACATAGAAGGGATCTTAGCCTGGGCGTTTTTTGTGGAAGAGGAAGACGTAATTCGGGTGCGACTTCGTTCAAGAGGGCCAGTTATTAATAAGATTGCTGCCAATCACAATGGGGGAGGACATCCAATGGCGGCAGGAGCATCCGCCTATTCATGGGAAGAGACGGAAGACATTGCCAGGGAACTAAAGGCAGCATGTCAGGCATTCGGTCAATAA
- the ytrI gene encoding sporulation membrane protein YtrI: MYIPPQLRNKEWRRFFAGMFFGMICGYLIFIFINGELQEQITEENIKLSNKLNEIEGKYEGLLNAEKEEEEERTEGLTVQEVIVEFLNTKELEVDKLTQHQLSSMVKDQLTSVTGDNIDEAAEQTELMISAIENKAFVVDDFTYQLTVKQLIIANKLRVRLSISVER, translated from the coding sequence ATGTACATCCCCCCTCAATTAAGAAATAAGGAATGGAGACGATTTTTCGCCGGCATGTTCTTTGGGATGATTTGCGGATATTTAATTTTTATTTTTATAAATGGAGAATTACAAGAACAAATTACAGAAGAAAACATCAAACTTTCTAATAAGCTTAATGAAATAGAAGGAAAATATGAAGGGCTACTTAACGCTGAAAAAGAAGAAGAGGAAGAACGGACGGAAGGGTTAACTGTACAAGAGGTCATTGTAGAGTTCCTTAATACTAAAGAGCTTGAGGTTGACAAGCTCACACAACATCAACTTTCATCAATGGTGAAAGATCAGCTTACTTCTGTAACTGGTGATAATATTGATGAGGCTGCGGAGCAAACGGAGTTAATGATCTCTGCCATTGAAAATAAGGCCTTCGTTGTTGACGATTTCACGTATCAATTGACCGTTAAGCAGCTCATTATAGCCAATAAACTTAGAGTCCGTTTATCTATCTCCGTAGAACGATAA
- a CDS encoding YtrH family sporulation protein: MEERLIVSMIQCFFIAFGVIVGGTLIGSIGSFLTGEAPLTSMFRIAKGLRIWAIVAAIGGTFDAISNFEKGIYDGSTFDLFKQVMIIVSAMGGVQAALLLFEFLLGEEVT; encoded by the coding sequence ATGGAAGAGAGACTCATAGTATCCATGATCCAATGCTTCTTTATTGCTTTTGGTGTCATAGTGGGCGGAACATTAATTGGCAGTATCGGCAGCTTCCTTACAGGGGAAGCACCGCTTACTTCCATGTTCAGAATTGCTAAAGGATTACGTATTTGGGCGATTGTCGCCGCTATAGGCGGAACATTTGATGCCATTAGCAACTTTGAAAAAGGAATATATGACGGATCTACATTTGATTTATTTAAACAGGTGATGATTATTGTTTCAGCTATGGGTGGTGTGCAGGCCGCTCTTCTTTTATTCGAATTTCTGCTTGGTGAGGAGGTCACGTAA